The following are from one region of the Syngnathus acus chromosome 10, fSynAcu1.2, whole genome shotgun sequence genome:
- the LOC119129384 gene encoding uncharacterized protein LOC119129384 isoform X1 codes for MSAMMSAEPEEGVKGGREDIIQRRPSIVMLQNMLKKIPQSSTINQQQTVIAASSESSQLDGWRSNRDAAANVTTDNELTQNGAHQSNPQSVASTNPFYSYHLESENKYGGVEDDRQKAWQQARGHGDFVPLPEFQRSPLDWQGNGVTVSEAQKDLTQNSFNYMSNSFLSSGPADEQHRNVTPSSAESPPENFFKSLQSKSLQDLLQDSSEDFNLEALSSGKVSDNPRGVLPDPFRPSPNTPEDLFVSPAENPFYSASSTASHLFQANGDKLSYSGLSGSDLDVFSPSSNISSPIAKELFRDGSSTSEQFGATTPDGGKNFFTTLGDGGLAKSDLSEGTLLSKYSDAGHDVVLTTPQGSKHKILQPTPFSQARNRSVSSDTSPTEPKHMTLTRRPPKPLPRSRPTNLGKPPVPDKSTKPAFVSEPELSGPPKPPPKPSKALPVSVIGAVGEPQGKKEDFEVFEDILLIGQEKCVEDWPEDSPQLHPDFKPSGKLRLRRESLKLKMDSEEAATGDVQDDAGVQVKRKDKKFLLLSRRNSKDKLPDDVKDGRSWTLPSQGKASKDNFYEMNLPVKREDGEQSWSEGKKKPLKTEVNLLFRRASTSLVQHHPSKDDGDDLKKRMNMKEYTLRWHSQEAMFDKGEEDEAARAQLDVADTYSGSKGKKKLKMKFGPQKGFSSSQEEQPQGAYGYTPHKDSKDREDPFFGGADMWQEHNFEDEEEIKSLPSNNQGEVPAFLSKQNRFPAEQLDYEAPNATDDFTAKKKKFKAPVPLPRKSKPSYSSPASGEPLAFGHAAVAQASWQAGNSTDEDDVSLSGRQHGDPVVDYNYRQDELGLHKRQKKGKHKVFRKHKSKNKAWEGPVEDVAVNHLSEAAQAEWLAAQKDERMAAGLEDGEGEGDGDTDSLMEWWHTVKKWDEVPSDEDTKQPDESQSFTVLADKVNRGLRVFNKIFTERAEIFWQHVMKLHALADHLSAFHQKAKAAGITGSTTAAVGGVTAIAGLALAPFTFGASLIVTAVGVGVATAGGITSASATISDNVNHMQERKKVEAVLQEYESDFRILAEILHFVNHGLYKLRGHPFLRSGTQHYSEDWEVRKAVQMISLVDSPVLRAMDVTDAILQLLQGLQSGMDKYFRDNKNLKRAFKKEVVARIKEAANVLNDGVVELNAIREELQKAIGNF; via the exons ATGAGTGCCATGATGAGCGCG GAGCCCGAGGAGGGGGTGAAGGGCGGTCGGGAGGACATCATCCAAAGACGACCC AGTATTGTGATGCTGCAAAACATGCTCAAGAAAATCCCCCAAAGCTCAACCATCAATCAGCAGCAG ACAGTCATAGCGGCATCCTCGGAATCCAGCCAGTTGGATGGCTGGAGAAGCAACCGA gACGCCGCAGCGAACGTGACCACTGACAATGAGCTGACACAG AATGGAGCACACCAGTCGAACCCTCAG TCTGTGGCCAGCACTAACCCCTTTTATTCCTATCACTTG GAATCCGAGAACAAGTACGGCGGAGTCGAGGATGATAGACAGAAAGCGTGGCAGCAAGCGCGAGGCCATGGCGACTTTGTTCCTCTGCCTGAATTCCAACGTTCTCCTTTGGATTGGCAAGGAAATGGCGTCACAGTTTCTGAAGCTCAGAAGGACTTGACCCAGAATAGCTTCAACTATATGTCGAACAGCTTTTTGTCAAGCGGGCCTGCTGACGAGCAACATCGCAACGTAACCCCGAGCTCAGCGGAAAGCCCTCCTGAGAACTTCTTCAAGAGCTTGCAGTCAAAGAGCCTGCAGGACCTTTTGCAAGATTCCTCTGAGGATTTTAACCTCGAGGCACTTTCATCGGGAAAAGTCTCGGATAACCCTCGCGGTGTCTTACCGGATCCCTTTCGGCCTTCTCCCAACACGCCGGAGGATCTGTTTGTCTCTCCAGCGGAGAATCCGTTTTATTCTGCCTCGAGCACCGCATCACATTTGTTTCAGGCAAATGGAGACAAACTGTCTTATTCCGGATTATCTGGTTCTGATCTGGATGTGTTCTCCCCTTCTTCAAACATCTCGAGCCCAATAGCGAAGGAGCTATTCCGTGACGGCAGCAGCACGAGCGAGCAGTTTGGTGCAACGACGCCCGACGGCGGCAAGAACTTTTTCACAACGCTTGGCGATGGCGGGTTGGCCAAATCGGACCTCTCGGAAGGGACGCTCCTATCCAAGTATTCCGATGCGGGACATGACGTTGTGCTCACCACTCCTCAAGgaagcaaacacaaaatccTCCAGCCGACCCCCTTTAGTCAGGCCCGCAATCGGAGCGTGTCGTCAGACACGTCTCCGACCGAGCCGAAGCAC ATGACGCTCACCAGGCGCCCACCAAAGCCGCTTCCTCGTTCCAGACCTACCAATTTGGGGAAGCCCCCCGTTCCGGACAAGTCCACCAAGCCGGCCTTTGTG TCGGAGCCCGAACTCAGCGGGCCACCGAAGCCTCCTCCAAAACCGTCAAAAGCTCTCCCTGTTTCGGTCATCGGTGCCGTAGGCGAGCCTCAG GGCAAGAAAGAGGACTTTGAAGTCTTTGAGGACATCCTGCTGATTGGACAG GAAAAGTGCGTAGAAGACTGGCCAGAAGACAGTCCTCAACTCCACCCCGACTTCAAACCG TCCGGAAAACTTCGACTCCGCCGCGAATCCCTCAAG CTCAAGATGGACTCTGAGGAAGCAGCAACAGGAGACGTTCAGGATGACGCCGGAGTGCAAGTCAAG AGGAAGGACAAGAAGTTTTTGCTGTTGTCCAGAAGAAACTCAAAG GACAAACTACCTGATGATGTGAAGGACGGCCGGAGCTGGACTTTACCCTCTCAGGGGAAGGCCTCAAAG GACAATTTCTACGAGATGAACTTACCAGTCAAGAGAGAAGATGGAGAGCAAAGTTGGTCTGAGGGCAAA AAAAAGCCTCTGAAGACAGAAGTCAACCTACTGTTCAGGCGGGCGTCAACCAGCCTCGTCCAGCACCATCCGAGCAAG GACGATGGCGACGACCTAAAGAAAAGGATGAACATGAAAGAATACACTCTGAGATGGCACTCTCAG GAAGCCATGTTTGATAAAGGTGAGGAAGATGAGGCGGCGCGAGCGCAGCTGGACGTGGCCGACACCTACTCCGGCAGC aaaggcaaaaagaagCTCAAGATGAAGTTTGGCCCTCAAAAAGGATTTAGCAGTTCTCAGGAAGAGCAGCCCCAGGGCGCATATGGGTACACCCCCCACAAGGACTCAAAG GACAGAGAAGATCCGTTTTTTGGTGGCGCGGACATGTGGCAG GAGCACAACtttgaagatgaggaggagatAAAAAGTCTGCCTTCCAACAACCAG gGGGAGGTGCCTgcctttctttccaaacaaaaCCGATTCCCAGCAGAGCAGCTGGATTACGAAGCGCCGAATGCGACGGATGACTTCACAGCG aaaaagaagaagttcAAGGCCCCGGTCCCGTTGCCGCGTAAATCGAAGCCCAGCTACAGTTCACCTGCATCGGGCGAGCCGTTGGCGTTTGGCCACGCTGCTGTCGCGCAGGCGTCCTGG CAGGCGGGCAACTCGACAGATGAGGACGACGTCTCCTTGAGCGGAAGACAACACGGGGATCCCGTCGTGGACTACAACTACAGACAGGATGAGCTGGGCCTTCACAAACGG CAGAAAAAAGGGAAGCACAAAGTCTTCCGAAAGCACAAATCAAAG AACAAAGCGTGGGAAGGTCCGGTCGAGGATGTGGCAGTCAACCACCTGTCGGAGGCAGCGCAG GCCGAGTGGTTGGCGGCACAGAAGGATGAGCGCATGGCGGCGGGACTGGAGGACGGCGAGGGCGAAGGCGACGGG GACACGGACAGCTTGATGGAGTGGTGGCACACAGTAAAAA AGTGGGATGAGGTGCCGTCGGACGAAGACACCAAACAGCCTGACGAATCCCA GTCCTTCACCGTTTTGGCCGACAAGGTGAACCGAGGCCTGCGCGTGTTCAACAAGATTTTCACGGAACGCGCCGAGATCTTCTGGCAGCACGTGATGAAGCTCCACGCCCTCGCCGACCACCTCAGCGCCTTCCACCAGAAAGCCAAAGCGGCCGGTATCACGGGCAGCACCACGGCGGCCGTCGGGGGCGTGACAGCCATCGCCGGCCTGGCCCTGGCCCCGTTCACCTTTGGCGCCTCGCTCATTGTCACGGCAGTCGGGGTGGGTGTGGCCACCGCCGGAGGGATCACTTCCGCCTCTGCCACCATCTCGGATAACGTCAACCACATGCAGGAGCGCAAGAAG GTGGAGGCGGTGCTGCAGGAGTACGAGTCGGACTTTCGTATCTTGGCCGAGATCCTTCACTTTGTCAACCACGGCTTGTACAAACTGCGCGGTCATCCTTTCCTCCGCTCCGGCACGCAGCATTATTCTGAGGACTGGGAGGTGCGCAAGGCGGTGCAGATGATCAGCTTGGTGGACTCGCCCGTCTTGCGAGCCATGGATGTGACGGACGCCATCTTACAGCTGCTCCAAGGACTTCAAAGCGGCATGGACAAGTACTTCAGGGACAACAAGAACTTGAAAAGAGCCTTCAAGAAGGAAGTGGTAGCTCGTATCAAAGAGGCAGCCAACGTGCTGAATGACGGCGTAGTTGAGCTCAACGCCATCAGGGAGGAGCTCCAGAAGGCCATCGGGAACTTTTAA
- the LOC119129384 gene encoding uncharacterized protein LOC119129384 isoform X4 has product MSAMMSAEPEEGVKGGREDIIQRRPSIVMLQNMLKKIPQSSTINQQQTVIAASSESSQLDGWRSNRDAAANVTTDNELTQNGAHQSNPQSVASTNPFYSYHLESENKYGGVEDDRQKAWQQARGHGDFVPLPEFQRSPLDWQGNGVTVSEAQKDLTQNSFNYMSNSFLSSGPADEQHRNVTPSSAESPPENFFKSLQSKSLQDLLQDSSEDFNLEALSSGKVSDNPRGVLPDPFRPSPNTPEDLFVSPAENPFYSASSTASHLFQANGDKLSYSGLSGSDLDVFSPSSNISSPIAKELFRDGSSTSEQFGATTPDGGKNFFTTLGDGGLAKSDLSEGTLLSKYSDAGHDVVLTTPQGSKHKILQPTPFSQARNRSVSSDTSPTEPKHMTLTRRPPKPLPRSRPTNLGKPPVPDKSTKPAFVSEPELSGPPKPPPKPSKALPVSVIGAVGEPQGKKEDFEVFEDILLIGQEKCVEDWPEDSPQLHPDFKPSGKLRLRRESLKLKMDSEEAATGDVQDDAGVQVKRKDKKFLLLSRRNSKDKLPDDVKDGRSWTLPSQGKASKDNFYEMNLPVKREDGEQSWSEGKKKPLKTEVNLLFRRASTSLVQHHPSKDDGDDLKKRMNMKEYTLRWHSQEAMFDKGEEDEAARAQLDVADTYSGSKGKKKLKMKFGPQKGFSSSQEEQPQGAYGYTPHKDSKDREDPFFGGADMWQEHNFEDEEEIKSLPSNNQGEVPAFLSKQNRFPAEQLDYEAPNATDDFTAKKKKFKAPVPLPRKSKPSYSSPASGEPLAFGHAAVAQASWQAGNSTDEDDVSLSGRQHGDPVVDYNYRQDELGLHKRKKGKHKVFRKHKSKNKAWEGPVEDVAVNHLSEAAQAEWLAAQKDERMAAGLEDGEGEGDGDTDSLMEWWHTVKKWDEVPSDEDTKQPDESQSFTVLADKVNRGLRVFNKIFTERAEIFWQHVMKLHALADHLSAFHQKAKAAGITGSTTAAVGGVTAIAGLALAPFTFGASLIVTAVGVGVATAGGITSASATISDNVNHMQERKKVEAVLQEYESDFRILAEILHFVNHGLYKLRGHPFLRSGTQHYSEDWEVRKAVQMISLVDSPVLRAMDVTDAILQLLQGLQSGMDKYFRDNKNLKRAFKKEVVARIKEAANVLNDGVVELNAIREELQKAIGNF; this is encoded by the exons ATGAGTGCCATGATGAGCGCG GAGCCCGAGGAGGGGGTGAAGGGCGGTCGGGAGGACATCATCCAAAGACGACCC AGTATTGTGATGCTGCAAAACATGCTCAAGAAAATCCCCCAAAGCTCAACCATCAATCAGCAGCAG ACAGTCATAGCGGCATCCTCGGAATCCAGCCAGTTGGATGGCTGGAGAAGCAACCGA gACGCCGCAGCGAACGTGACCACTGACAATGAGCTGACACAG AATGGAGCACACCAGTCGAACCCTCAG TCTGTGGCCAGCACTAACCCCTTTTATTCCTATCACTTG GAATCCGAGAACAAGTACGGCGGAGTCGAGGATGATAGACAGAAAGCGTGGCAGCAAGCGCGAGGCCATGGCGACTTTGTTCCTCTGCCTGAATTCCAACGTTCTCCTTTGGATTGGCAAGGAAATGGCGTCACAGTTTCTGAAGCTCAGAAGGACTTGACCCAGAATAGCTTCAACTATATGTCGAACAGCTTTTTGTCAAGCGGGCCTGCTGACGAGCAACATCGCAACGTAACCCCGAGCTCAGCGGAAAGCCCTCCTGAGAACTTCTTCAAGAGCTTGCAGTCAAAGAGCCTGCAGGACCTTTTGCAAGATTCCTCTGAGGATTTTAACCTCGAGGCACTTTCATCGGGAAAAGTCTCGGATAACCCTCGCGGTGTCTTACCGGATCCCTTTCGGCCTTCTCCCAACACGCCGGAGGATCTGTTTGTCTCTCCAGCGGAGAATCCGTTTTATTCTGCCTCGAGCACCGCATCACATTTGTTTCAGGCAAATGGAGACAAACTGTCTTATTCCGGATTATCTGGTTCTGATCTGGATGTGTTCTCCCCTTCTTCAAACATCTCGAGCCCAATAGCGAAGGAGCTATTCCGTGACGGCAGCAGCACGAGCGAGCAGTTTGGTGCAACGACGCCCGACGGCGGCAAGAACTTTTTCACAACGCTTGGCGATGGCGGGTTGGCCAAATCGGACCTCTCGGAAGGGACGCTCCTATCCAAGTATTCCGATGCGGGACATGACGTTGTGCTCACCACTCCTCAAGgaagcaaacacaaaatccTCCAGCCGACCCCCTTTAGTCAGGCCCGCAATCGGAGCGTGTCGTCAGACACGTCTCCGACCGAGCCGAAGCAC ATGACGCTCACCAGGCGCCCACCAAAGCCGCTTCCTCGTTCCAGACCTACCAATTTGGGGAAGCCCCCCGTTCCGGACAAGTCCACCAAGCCGGCCTTTGTG TCGGAGCCCGAACTCAGCGGGCCACCGAAGCCTCCTCCAAAACCGTCAAAAGCTCTCCCTGTTTCGGTCATCGGTGCCGTAGGCGAGCCTCAG GGCAAGAAAGAGGACTTTGAAGTCTTTGAGGACATCCTGCTGATTGGACAG GAAAAGTGCGTAGAAGACTGGCCAGAAGACAGTCCTCAACTCCACCCCGACTTCAAACCG TCCGGAAAACTTCGACTCCGCCGCGAATCCCTCAAG CTCAAGATGGACTCTGAGGAAGCAGCAACAGGAGACGTTCAGGATGACGCCGGAGTGCAAGTCAAG AGGAAGGACAAGAAGTTTTTGCTGTTGTCCAGAAGAAACTCAAAG GACAAACTACCTGATGATGTGAAGGACGGCCGGAGCTGGACTTTACCCTCTCAGGGGAAGGCCTCAAAG GACAATTTCTACGAGATGAACTTACCAGTCAAGAGAGAAGATGGAGAGCAAAGTTGGTCTGAGGGCAAA AAAAAGCCTCTGAAGACAGAAGTCAACCTACTGTTCAGGCGGGCGTCAACCAGCCTCGTCCAGCACCATCCGAGCAAG GACGATGGCGACGACCTAAAGAAAAGGATGAACATGAAAGAATACACTCTGAGATGGCACTCTCAG GAAGCCATGTTTGATAAAGGTGAGGAAGATGAGGCGGCGCGAGCGCAGCTGGACGTGGCCGACACCTACTCCGGCAGC aaaggcaaaaagaagCTCAAGATGAAGTTTGGCCCTCAAAAAGGATTTAGCAGTTCTCAGGAAGAGCAGCCCCAGGGCGCATATGGGTACACCCCCCACAAGGACTCAAAG GACAGAGAAGATCCGTTTTTTGGTGGCGCGGACATGTGGCAG GAGCACAACtttgaagatgaggaggagatAAAAAGTCTGCCTTCCAACAACCAG gGGGAGGTGCCTgcctttctttccaaacaaaaCCGATTCCCAGCAGAGCAGCTGGATTACGAAGCGCCGAATGCGACGGATGACTTCACAGCG aaaaagaagaagttcAAGGCCCCGGTCCCGTTGCCGCGTAAATCGAAGCCCAGCTACAGTTCACCTGCATCGGGCGAGCCGTTGGCGTTTGGCCACGCTGCTGTCGCGCAGGCGTCCTGG CAGGCGGGCAACTCGACAGATGAGGACGACGTCTCCTTGAGCGGAAGACAACACGGGGATCCCGTCGTGGACTACAACTACAGACAGGATGAGCTGGGCCTTCACAAACGG AAAAAAGGGAAGCACAAAGTCTTCCGAAAGCACAAATCAAAG AACAAAGCGTGGGAAGGTCCGGTCGAGGATGTGGCAGTCAACCACCTGTCGGAGGCAGCGCAG GCCGAGTGGTTGGCGGCACAGAAGGATGAGCGCATGGCGGCGGGACTGGAGGACGGCGAGGGCGAAGGCGACGGG GACACGGACAGCTTGATGGAGTGGTGGCACACAGTAAAAA AGTGGGATGAGGTGCCGTCGGACGAAGACACCAAACAGCCTGACGAATCCCA GTCCTTCACCGTTTTGGCCGACAAGGTGAACCGAGGCCTGCGCGTGTTCAACAAGATTTTCACGGAACGCGCCGAGATCTTCTGGCAGCACGTGATGAAGCTCCACGCCCTCGCCGACCACCTCAGCGCCTTCCACCAGAAAGCCAAAGCGGCCGGTATCACGGGCAGCACCACGGCGGCCGTCGGGGGCGTGACAGCCATCGCCGGCCTGGCCCTGGCCCCGTTCACCTTTGGCGCCTCGCTCATTGTCACGGCAGTCGGGGTGGGTGTGGCCACCGCCGGAGGGATCACTTCCGCCTCTGCCACCATCTCGGATAACGTCAACCACATGCAGGAGCGCAAGAAG GTGGAGGCGGTGCTGCAGGAGTACGAGTCGGACTTTCGTATCTTGGCCGAGATCCTTCACTTTGTCAACCACGGCTTGTACAAACTGCGCGGTCATCCTTTCCTCCGCTCCGGCACGCAGCATTATTCTGAGGACTGGGAGGTGCGCAAGGCGGTGCAGATGATCAGCTTGGTGGACTCGCCCGTCTTGCGAGCCATGGATGTGACGGACGCCATCTTACAGCTGCTCCAAGGACTTCAAAGCGGCATGGACAAGTACTTCAGGGACAACAAGAACTTGAAAAGAGCCTTCAAGAAGGAAGTGGTAGCTCGTATCAAAGAGGCAGCCAACGTGCTGAATGACGGCGTAGTTGAGCTCAACGCCATCAGGGAGGAGCTCCAGAAGGCCATCGGGAACTTTTAA
- the LOC119129384 gene encoding uncharacterized protein LOC119129384 isoform X6, translated as MSAMMSAEPEEGVKGGREDIIQRRPSIVMLQNMLKKIPQSSTINQQQTVIAASSESSQLDGWRSNRSVASTNPFYSYHLESENKYGGVEDDRQKAWQQARGHGDFVPLPEFQRSPLDWQGNGVTVSEAQKDLTQNSFNYMSNSFLSSGPADEQHRNVTPSSAESPPENFFKSLQSKSLQDLLQDSSEDFNLEALSSGKVSDNPRGVLPDPFRPSPNTPEDLFVSPAENPFYSASSTASHLFQANGDKLSYSGLSGSDLDVFSPSSNISSPIAKELFRDGSSTSEQFGATTPDGGKNFFTTLGDGGLAKSDLSEGTLLSKYSDAGHDVVLTTPQGSKHKILQPTPFSQARNRSVSSDTSPTEPKHMTLTRRPPKPLPRSRPTNLGKPPVPDKSTKPAFVSEPELSGPPKPPPKPSKALPVSVIGAVGEPQGKKEDFEVFEDILLIGQEKCVEDWPEDSPQLHPDFKPSGKLRLRRESLKLKMDSEEAATGDVQDDAGVQVKRKDKKFLLLSRRNSKDKLPDDVKDGRSWTLPSQGKASKDNFYEMNLPVKREDGEQSWSEGKKKPLKTEVNLLFRRASTSLVQHHPSKDDGDDLKKRMNMKEYTLRWHSQEAMFDKGEEDEAARAQLDVADTYSGSKGKKKLKMKFGPQKGFSSSQEEQPQGAYGYTPHKDSKDREDPFFGGADMWQEHNFEDEEEIKSLPSNNQGEVPAFLSKQNRFPAEQLDYEAPNATDDFTAKKKKFKAPVPLPRKSKPSYSSPASGEPLAFGHAAVAQASWQAGNSTDEDDVSLSGRQHGDPVVDYNYRQDELGLHKRQKKGKHKVFRKHKSKNKAWEGPVEDVAVNHLSEAAQAEWLAAQKDERMAAGLEDGEGEGDGDTDSLMEWWHTVKKWDEVPSDEDTKQPDESQSFTVLADKVNRGLRVFNKIFTERAEIFWQHVMKLHALADHLSAFHQKAKAAGITGSTTAAVGGVTAIAGLALAPFTFGASLIVTAVGVGVATAGGITSASATISDNVNHMQERKKVEAVLQEYESDFRILAEILHFVNHGLYKLRGHPFLRSGTQHYSEDWEVRKAVQMISLVDSPVLRAMDVTDAILQLLQGLQSGMDKYFRDNKNLKRAFKKEVVARIKEAANVLNDGVVELNAIREELQKAIGNF; from the exons ATGAGTGCCATGATGAGCGCG GAGCCCGAGGAGGGGGTGAAGGGCGGTCGGGAGGACATCATCCAAAGACGACCC AGTATTGTGATGCTGCAAAACATGCTCAAGAAAATCCCCCAAAGCTCAACCATCAATCAGCAGCAG ACAGTCATAGCGGCATCCTCGGAATCCAGCCAGTTGGATGGCTGGAGAAGCAACCGA TCTGTGGCCAGCACTAACCCCTTTTATTCCTATCACTTG GAATCCGAGAACAAGTACGGCGGAGTCGAGGATGATAGACAGAAAGCGTGGCAGCAAGCGCGAGGCCATGGCGACTTTGTTCCTCTGCCTGAATTCCAACGTTCTCCTTTGGATTGGCAAGGAAATGGCGTCACAGTTTCTGAAGCTCAGAAGGACTTGACCCAGAATAGCTTCAACTATATGTCGAACAGCTTTTTGTCAAGCGGGCCTGCTGACGAGCAACATCGCAACGTAACCCCGAGCTCAGCGGAAAGCCCTCCTGAGAACTTCTTCAAGAGCTTGCAGTCAAAGAGCCTGCAGGACCTTTTGCAAGATTCCTCTGAGGATTTTAACCTCGAGGCACTTTCATCGGGAAAAGTCTCGGATAACCCTCGCGGTGTCTTACCGGATCCCTTTCGGCCTTCTCCCAACACGCCGGAGGATCTGTTTGTCTCTCCAGCGGAGAATCCGTTTTATTCTGCCTCGAGCACCGCATCACATTTGTTTCAGGCAAATGGAGACAAACTGTCTTATTCCGGATTATCTGGTTCTGATCTGGATGTGTTCTCCCCTTCTTCAAACATCTCGAGCCCAATAGCGAAGGAGCTATTCCGTGACGGCAGCAGCACGAGCGAGCAGTTTGGTGCAACGACGCCCGACGGCGGCAAGAACTTTTTCACAACGCTTGGCGATGGCGGGTTGGCCAAATCGGACCTCTCGGAAGGGACGCTCCTATCCAAGTATTCCGATGCGGGACATGACGTTGTGCTCACCACTCCTCAAGgaagcaaacacaaaatccTCCAGCCGACCCCCTTTAGTCAGGCCCGCAATCGGAGCGTGTCGTCAGACACGTCTCCGACCGAGCCGAAGCAC ATGACGCTCACCAGGCGCCCACCAAAGCCGCTTCCTCGTTCCAGACCTACCAATTTGGGGAAGCCCCCCGTTCCGGACAAGTCCACCAAGCCGGCCTTTGTG TCGGAGCCCGAACTCAGCGGGCCACCGAAGCCTCCTCCAAAACCGTCAAAAGCTCTCCCTGTTTCGGTCATCGGTGCCGTAGGCGAGCCTCAG GGCAAGAAAGAGGACTTTGAAGTCTTTGAGGACATCCTGCTGATTGGACAG GAAAAGTGCGTAGAAGACTGGCCAGAAGACAGTCCTCAACTCCACCCCGACTTCAAACCG TCCGGAAAACTTCGACTCCGCCGCGAATCCCTCAAG CTCAAGATGGACTCTGAGGAAGCAGCAACAGGAGACGTTCAGGATGACGCCGGAGTGCAAGTCAAG AGGAAGGACAAGAAGTTTTTGCTGTTGTCCAGAAGAAACTCAAAG GACAAACTACCTGATGATGTGAAGGACGGCCGGAGCTGGACTTTACCCTCTCAGGGGAAGGCCTCAAAG GACAATTTCTACGAGATGAACTTACCAGTCAAGAGAGAAGATGGAGAGCAAAGTTGGTCTGAGGGCAAA AAAAAGCCTCTGAAGACAGAAGTCAACCTACTGTTCAGGCGGGCGTCAACCAGCCTCGTCCAGCACCATCCGAGCAAG GACGATGGCGACGACCTAAAGAAAAGGATGAACATGAAAGAATACACTCTGAGATGGCACTCTCAG GAAGCCATGTTTGATAAAGGTGAGGAAGATGAGGCGGCGCGAGCGCAGCTGGACGTGGCCGACACCTACTCCGGCAGC aaaggcaaaaagaagCTCAAGATGAAGTTTGGCCCTCAAAAAGGATTTAGCAGTTCTCAGGAAGAGCAGCCCCAGGGCGCATATGGGTACACCCCCCACAAGGACTCAAAG GACAGAGAAGATCCGTTTTTTGGTGGCGCGGACATGTGGCAG GAGCACAACtttgaagatgaggaggagatAAAAAGTCTGCCTTCCAACAACCAG gGGGAGGTGCCTgcctttctttccaaacaaaaCCGATTCCCAGCAGAGCAGCTGGATTACGAAGCGCCGAATGCGACGGATGACTTCACAGCG aaaaagaagaagttcAAGGCCCCGGTCCCGTTGCCGCGTAAATCGAAGCCCAGCTACAGTTCACCTGCATCGGGCGAGCCGTTGGCGTTTGGCCACGCTGCTGTCGCGCAGGCGTCCTGG CAGGCGGGCAACTCGACAGATGAGGACGACGTCTCCTTGAGCGGAAGACAACACGGGGATCCCGTCGTGGACTACAACTACAGACAGGATGAGCTGGGCCTTCACAAACGG CAGAAAAAAGGGAAGCACAAAGTCTTCCGAAAGCACAAATCAAAG AACAAAGCGTGGGAAGGTCCGGTCGAGGATGTGGCAGTCAACCACCTGTCGGAGGCAGCGCAG GCCGAGTGGTTGGCGGCACAGAAGGATGAGCGCATGGCGGCGGGACTGGAGGACGGCGAGGGCGAAGGCGACGGG GACACGGACAGCTTGATGGAGTGGTGGCACACAGTAAAAA AGTGGGATGAGGTGCCGTCGGACGAAGACACCAAACAGCCTGACGAATCCCA GTCCTTCACCGTTTTGGCCGACAAGGTGAACCGAGGCCTGCGCGTGTTCAACAAGATTTTCACGGAACGCGCCGAGATCTTCTGGCAGCACGTGATGAAGCTCCACGCCCTCGCCGACCACCTCAGCGCCTTCCACCAGAAAGCCAAAGCGGCCGGTATCACGGGCAGCACCACGGCGGCCGTCGGGGGCGTGACAGCCATCGCCGGCCTGGCCCTGGCCCCGTTCACCTTTGGCGCCTCGCTCATTGTCACGGCAGTCGGGGTGGGTGTGGCCACCGCCGGAGGGATCACTTCCGCCTCTGCCACCATCTCGGATAACGTCAACCACATGCAGGAGCGCAAGAAG GTGGAGGCGGTGCTGCAGGAGTACGAGTCGGACTTTCGTATCTTGGCCGAGATCCTTCACTTTGTCAACCACGGCTTGTACAAACTGCGCGGTCATCCTTTCCTCCGCTCCGGCACGCAGCATTATTCTGAGGACTGGGAGGTGCGCAAGGCGGTGCAGATGATCAGCTTGGTGGACTCGCCCGTCTTGCGAGCCATGGATGTGACGGACGCCATCTTACAGCTGCTCCAAGGACTTCAAAGCGGCATGGACAAGTACTTCAGGGACAACAAGAACTTGAAAAGAGCCTTCAAGAAGGAAGTGGTAGCTCGTATCAAAGAGGCAGCCAACGTGCTGAATGACGGCGTAGTTGAGCTCAACGCCATCAGGGAGGAGCTCCAGAAGGCCATCGGGAACTTTTAA